One Chryseobacterium sp. StRB126 genomic region harbors:
- a CDS encoding EamA family transporter: MKNSNLAIPATLLAIICVQGGASIAKQLFPAIGAIGTVTLRIVLSAILLTIINRPKFSEFTPQKWKYCAMYGTGLAAMNLIFYMAIQRIPLGLAVTVEFAGPLFLALALSRKLLDVVWALLACAGILLIVPWKSDHVDLLGLGLAFLAGIFWALYIVMGGKVSKIMDGRDAVTTGMLFASLVILPFTIWDGAVFNMTPTIFVKGLGVAILSSALPFSLEMMALKKLPAKTFSILMSLEPAFAAFSGLVFLAEELSFLQWISISCVIAASIGTTIFNKAAASHN, encoded by the coding sequence ATGAAAAATTCAAACTTAGCGATTCCTGCTACACTTTTAGCCATCATCTGTGTACAGGGGGGAGCATCTATTGCCAAGCAGCTTTTTCCGGCAATTGGAGCCATTGGAACCGTTACTTTGAGGATTGTACTTTCTGCCATTCTGCTTACTATCATCAATCGTCCAAAATTTTCGGAGTTCACTCCACAAAAATGGAAGTATTGCGCCATGTACGGGACAGGACTGGCGGCCATGAACCTTATTTTTTATATGGCAATTCAAAGAATTCCGTTAGGATTGGCGGTAACCGTAGAATTTGCGGGACCTTTATTTCTTGCATTGGCATTGTCTCGTAAGCTGCTTGATGTAGTTTGGGCGTTATTGGCTTGTGCAGGAATATTACTTATTGTTCCCTGGAAGAGTGACCATGTAGATTTGCTTGGCCTTGGATTAGCTTTCCTGGCGGGAATATTCTGGGCCCTTTATATTGTTATGGGCGGAAAAGTGTCTAAAATAATGGATGGAAGAGACGCTGTAACCACAGGAATGTTATTTGCCAGTCTGGTGATTCTTCCCTTTACAATATGGGATGGTGCGGTTTTTAATATGACCCCGACTATTTTTGTAAAAGGTTTGGGAGTAGCCATTTTATCCAGTGCTTTACCATTTTCATTGGAAATGATGGCTCTGAAAAAGCTTCCTGCCAAGACTTTCAGTATTCTGATGAGTCTGGAACCCGCATTTGCAGCATTTTCGGGATTAGTATTCCTTGCTGAAGAACTGTCTTTTTTACAGTGGATTTCCATTAGTTGCGTCATTGCTGCAAGTATAGGAACTACCATTTTCAATAAAGCAGCTGCTTCCCATAATTAA
- the murA gene encoding UDP-N-acetylglucosamine 1-carboxyvinyltransferase produces the protein MSGTFQIRGGKRLQGEITPQGAKNEALQILCAVLLTDEEVRIKNIPDIHDVNRLIEILGDFGVNVTKNGHGDYTFKADKVNFDYVKSNEFKKDGAKLRGSIMLMGPMLARYGEAYMPTPGGDKIGRRRLDTHFQGLVELGAEFHYDEEEYFYSLKAKELRGKFILLEEASVTGTANIVMAAALAKGKTRIYNAACEPYLQQLCKMLNRMGANISGIGSNLLTIEGVEHLNGTEHTMLPDMVEIGSWIGLAAMTKSEITIKNVNWNQLGVIPNTFRKLGIQLEQSGDDIYIPAQEHYKIQKFIDGSILTISDAPWPGFTPDLLSIILVVATQAKGSILVHQKMFESRLFFVDKLIDMGAQIILCDPHRATVIGLNQESPLRGTTMVSPDIRAGNALLIAALSAEGKSIIHNIEQIDRGYENIDGRLKAIGADIERI, from the coding sequence ATGAGTGGAACATTTCAAATAAGAGGAGGAAAAAGACTGCAGGGGGAAATAACTCCACAAGGAGCCAAAAATGAAGCTCTACAAATTTTGTGTGCGGTTCTTTTAACGGACGAGGAAGTAAGAATTAAAAATATCCCGGACATTCATGACGTAAACAGGCTGATTGAAATTCTTGGGGATTTCGGAGTGAATGTTACTAAGAATGGCCATGGAGACTACACTTTCAAGGCAGACAAAGTAAACTTCGATTATGTAAAATCCAATGAATTTAAAAAGGATGGTGCCAAACTTCGTGGATCAATTATGTTGATGGGACCTATGCTGGCTCGTTATGGTGAAGCTTATATGCCCACTCCGGGTGGTGACAAGATCGGAAGAAGAAGATTGGACACCCACTTCCAGGGATTGGTGGAACTTGGTGCTGAATTCCACTATGACGAGGAGGAATACTTCTATTCTTTAAAAGCGAAAGAGCTTAGAGGAAAATTCATTCTATTGGAAGAAGCTTCTGTAACCGGAACAGCTAATATCGTGATGGCTGCAGCTCTTGCAAAAGGGAAAACCAGAATTTACAACGCTGCTTGTGAACCTTACCTTCAGCAACTATGTAAAATGCTGAACAGAATGGGAGCTAATATTTCTGGTATCGGATCTAACCTTCTTACGATTGAAGGGGTAGAACATCTGAACGGTACGGAACATACAATGCTTCCCGATATGGTAGAAATCGGATCATGGATTGGGCTTGCTGCCATGACAAAATCTGAAATTACCATCAAAAATGTAAACTGGAACCAATTGGGAGTGATTCCTAATACCTTCAGAAAACTGGGAATTCAGCTTGAGCAAAGTGGTGATGATATTTACATCCCTGCTCAGGAACATTATAAAATTCAAAAATTTATTGACGGGTCTATCCTTACCATTTCTGATGCTCCATGGCCTGGATTTACTCCGGATTTATTATCTATTATCTTAGTAGTGGCTACTCAGGCTAAAGGAAGTATCCTGGTTCACCAAAAAATGTTTGAATCCAGATTATTCTTCGTAGATAAATTAATTGATATGGGAGCTCAGATTATTTTATGTGACCCACACAGAGCAACAGTAATCGGATTAAATCAGGAATCTCCGTTAAGAGGAACTACAATGGTTTCCCCGGATATCAGAGCCGGAAATGCCCTTCTTATTGCAGCTCTTTCTGCTGAAGGGAAATCGATTATCCACAACATCGAACAAATCGACAGAGGATACGAAAATATTGATGGAAGACTGAAAGCCATTGGTGCTGACATCGAAAGAATCTAA
- a CDS encoding response regulator transcription factor, whose translation MPHILLVEDDKRLSRLIGRGLLEQDMDVSFAYDGEKATELATTQDFDLIITDIIVPLKNGLDFCREIKNSKPHTPVIMLTALGTTDDKLEGFDSGADDYLTKPFEMRELIARVKVLMKRSSLHSPTEQIIRYENIEMDLKLKSVSRNGIPIKLTPKEFNLMKYMLENPERVLSRSEIAENVWETHFDTGTNFIDVYINYIRKKIDRDFETKLIHTKAGMGFILKKGYEEHQQ comes from the coding sequence ATGCCTCATATTTTACTTGTTGAAGATGATAAAAGACTTTCACGGCTTATTGGCAGAGGTCTTCTGGAACAGGATATGGACGTAAGTTTTGCCTATGATGGCGAAAAAGCTACAGAACTGGCCACAACTCAGGATTTCGATCTCATTATCACAGATATTATTGTTCCGTTGAAAAACGGTCTCGATTTTTGCAGAGAAATAAAAAATTCCAAACCCCATACACCCGTTATTATGCTAACAGCATTGGGAACTACTGATGATAAATTGGAAGGTTTTGATTCCGGGGCAGATGATTATCTGACCAAACCGTTTGAAATGCGTGAGCTGATTGCAAGAGTGAAAGTTTTAATGAAAAGATCTTCTCTCCACTCTCCTACAGAACAAATAATAAGATATGAAAATATCGAAATGGATCTGAAACTTAAATCGGTAAGCAGAAACGGAATCCCCATTAAACTTACCCCAAAGGAATTCAATCTGATGAAATATATGCTGGAAAATCCTGAAAGGGTACTGTCACGTTCAGAAATTGCAGAAAATGTATGGGAAACGCACTTTGATACCGGAACTAATTTTATTGATGTGTATATCAACTACATCCGTAAAAAAATCGACAGGGATTTTGAAACCAAACTGATCCACACCAAAGCCGGAATGGGCTTTATTTTAAAAAAAGGATACGAAGAACATCAGCAATAA
- a CDS encoding NIL domain-containing protein: MITPNPSLQVFQNTLNLSKKELLLEIELNGKMKFEHLMHTIHNQLGICHRVLSANVEYVNGNSFGSVQLYINANSDDYHQLEVYLNKNKLLNTTVEYFCRKYS, from the coding sequence ATGATTACACCTAACCCAAGCCTGCAGGTTTTTCAAAATACACTGAACCTGTCTAAAAAAGAATTATTATTGGAAATAGAGTTGAATGGCAAAATGAAATTTGAGCATTTAATGCATACCATCCATAATCAATTGGGTATTTGTCACAGAGTGTTATCTGCAAACGTTGAATATGTAAACGGAAACAGTTTTGGTTCGGTACAATTATATATTAATGCCAATTCAGATGACTATCATCAGCTTGAGGTTTATCTGAATAAAAATAAACTTTTGAATACAACGGTGGAGTATTTCTGCCGAAAGTATTCTTAG
- a CDS encoding YiiX/YebB-like N1pC/P60 family cysteine hydrolase: MIFKNKLKKGMVDGMRILILLIMVQCNSYRSSVALQNGDLLFVTAKETGLSGAINNVTQKQETATFDHIGILEKEGHKMFVLHAAPKGGSQKQSLKDFIKDQKKDQQNVVVYRLKPEYQKSIPEAIEKANSMLGKPYNFNYILEEGSYYCSDFVERAFRDDHIFTLEPMTFVDPKTGKVNTFWEDFYGKKNLKVPEGEPGCNPNGLAGSEKLEAIGEL, from the coding sequence ATGATTTTCAAAAATAAACTTAAAAAAGGAATGGTTGACGGAATGCGGATATTGATACTGTTGATAATGGTACAATGCAATTCCTACCGGAGTTCCGTAGCACTTCAAAACGGAGATTTACTTTTTGTAACGGCAAAGGAAACAGGATTGTCCGGAGCGATTAATAATGTAACTCAAAAGCAGGAGACTGCTACTTTTGACCATATTGGGATTCTGGAAAAAGAAGGTCATAAAATGTTTGTTCTGCATGCAGCTCCAAAAGGGGGTTCACAAAAACAGAGCTTGAAGGATTTTATTAAAGATCAGAAAAAAGACCAGCAAAATGTTGTGGTTTATCGTTTGAAACCTGAATACCAGAAATCAATTCCTGAAGCCATTGAAAAAGCAAATTCCATGTTGGGCAAACCATACAATTTCAATTATATTTTGGAGGAAGGTTCTTATTATTGTTCAGATTTTGTAGAAAGAGCTTTCCGGGATGATCATATTTTTACATTAGAACCTATGACTTTCGTTGATCCCAAAACAGGAAAAGTAAATACCTTTTGGGAAGATTTTTATGGAAAGAAAAATCTGAAAGTACCAGAAGGAGAGCCTGGTTGTAATCCCAATGGATTGGCTGGTTCCGAAAAATTAGAAGCGATAGGAGAACTTTAG
- a CDS encoding DUF4290 domain-containing protein yields MEYNTQKTQLHMPEYGRIIQQLVERCKELPIKEERNEMAMAIIDFMGQRNPQLRDEENYKHKLWDHLFILANYDLDVDSPYPFPTMEQLAEKPKRMEYPKLQGDFKFYGKSILQLIEKAIELEAGDEKEALIEVIANNMKKSYNVYNKEHVTDDVIFRHLKELSENRLDLTGIESLEKSKIYYTSNNSRNNNNNNNNRNSGNNNNNNNKNQPNKRRHNNNHKNRK; encoded by the coding sequence ATGGAATACAATACCCAAAAAACTCAGCTTCATATGCCCGAATACGGCAGAATTATACAACAGTTGGTTGAGCGCTGCAAAGAACTTCCTATCAAAGAGGAAAGGAATGAAATGGCTATGGCAATCATCGATTTTATGGGTCAGAGAAACCCACAACTTCGCGACGAAGAAAATTATAAACATAAACTTTGGGATCATCTTTTTATTCTGGCAAACTATGATTTGGATGTAGACTCTCCTTATCCGTTTCCAACCATGGAACAATTGGCAGAAAAACCTAAAAGAATGGAATATCCAAAACTTCAAGGAGACTTTAAATTTTACGGAAAAAGTATTCTTCAATTAATAGAGAAAGCAATTGAACTGGAAGCAGGTGACGAAAAAGAAGCCCTTATCGAAGTTATTGCCAACAATATGAAGAAGTCCTATAATGTTTACAATAAAGAACACGTGACGGATGATGTTATTTTCAGACATTTGAAAGAATTGTCTGAAAACAGGTTGGATCTTACAGGAATTGAATCTCTTGAAAAGAGTAAGATTTATTATACAAGTAATAACAGCCGAAATAACAACAATAATAATAACAACCGGAATAGCGGTAATAACAACAACAATAATAATAAGAACCAACCCAACAAAAGAAGGCATAACAACAATCATAAAAACAGAAAATAA
- a CDS encoding alpha-amylase, with translation MKKTHFILSLLALALVSSCQNHDELSTESVKKEEVHDKIVNVTQHDGRPFSTGSESGSVKGKFVAGPGGSVLMQGFYWDVPDGGNWWNTVKDKLTAWSNAGIGAVWLPPASKAQNGAYSMGYDPTDYYDFGNFNQNGSTETRFGSRAELEALITKAHAENMQVYADIVINHNSGGQSEANPFTGTNTWTNFSGVASGKFQRNYNDFYKNAYGNNDEGAFGGFPDLCHANPHVQDWLWERDDSVAKYYKNVMKFDGWRFDYVKGFGPWVVNTWNSKVGGFSVGELWDSNVNTLEWWANNANSSVFDFAAYYKMDEAFDNGNLNVLNDDMMWKRNPYKAVTFVANHDTDVIYNKMPAYAYILTHEGYPTIFYRDYEEWLNKERLNNLIWIHNNKATGTTSILYTDNDEYIARRNGYNGNPGLVVYINTSSNWQERWIDTNWTSQQIKDFTGHSSWYPTTQGDKRVKIQCPPNSYSVWSLNL, from the coding sequence ATGAAAAAAACACATTTTATTCTTTCCCTACTGGCTTTAGCACTTGTTAGCTCATGCCAAAATCATGATGAATTGAGTACGGAATCTGTGAAGAAGGAAGAAGTACACGATAAAATAGTAAATGTAACCCAACATGACGGAAGACCTTTCAGTACAGGAAGTGAATCCGGATCCGTGAAAGGGAAATTTGTTGCAGGCCCAGGTGGTAGTGTTTTGATGCAGGGGTTTTACTGGGATGTTCCTGATGGGGGCAACTGGTGGAATACTGTTAAAGATAAATTAACAGCGTGGTCCAATGCAGGGATTGGTGCTGTATGGCTCCCACCGGCTTCAAAAGCTCAAAATGGAGCATATTCCATGGGATATGACCCTACTGATTATTACGATTTTGGAAATTTTAATCAGAATGGAAGTACAGAAACCAGATTTGGATCAAGAGCAGAGCTGGAAGCATTGATTACAAAAGCCCATGCAGAAAATATGCAGGTCTATGCTGATATTGTTATCAACCATAATAGTGGTGGCCAATCTGAAGCGAATCCATTTACCGGAACAAACACCTGGACCAATTTTTCAGGGGTCGCTTCCGGAAAATTTCAAAGAAACTACAATGACTTTTATAAAAATGCCTACGGAAACAATGATGAGGGTGCCTTTGGTGGATTCCCGGATCTATGTCATGCTAACCCTCATGTACAGGACTGGTTGTGGGAAAGAGACGATTCAGTGGCGAAATATTATAAAAATGTAATGAAATTTGATGGCTGGAGATTCGATTATGTAAAAGGATTTGGACCTTGGGTCGTGAATACCTGGAATTCTAAGGTAGGAGGCTTTTCTGTAGGTGAATTATGGGATTCGAATGTCAATACGCTGGAATGGTGGGCTAATAATGCCAACAGTTCCGTATTTGATTTTGCCGCATATTATAAAATGGATGAAGCTTTTGACAACGGAAACCTGAATGTGTTGAATGATGATATGATGTGGAAAAGAAATCCATACAAAGCAGTCACCTTCGTTGCCAATCATGATACGGATGTTATCTACAACAAAATGCCTGCCTATGCTTATATTTTAACACATGAAGGTTATCCCACTATTTTTTACAGAGACTATGAAGAATGGTTAAACAAAGAAAGGCTCAACAATCTGATCTGGATTCACAATAATAAAGCTACAGGAACCACTTCCATTTTATATACGGATAATGATGAATACATTGCAAGGCGTAACGGGTACAACGGAAATCCGGGGCTGGTAGTGTATATCAATACCTCCTCAAACTGGCAGGAAAGATGGATTGATACCAATTGGACGAGTCAGCAGATCAAAGATTTTACAGGACATTCGAGCTGGTATCCGACGACACAGGGGGATAAGCGGGTGAAAATTCAGTGTCCACCGAATAGTTATTCTGTGTGGTCGCTTAACTTATGA
- a CDS encoding ATP-binding protein, producing the protein MKIRTRLTLLFTIVTAMLMIFYGIAVYYSSSEAREISFYAQLRNEAVAKANLFFQSTLSEKEMHRVYKNNTKTINEVQVAIYNPEFNLIYHDDSKVDFVKEDPKMLSNILKKKEISFFINDLQAIGMVYIHNGKKYLVTAAGYDQYGYKSINHLLTISIIAFISILILIYLAGIFLSKKALNPLSGMVHQIKNITAGKLQLRLKTTGEKDELNELAQNFNGMLERLENSFDAQKHFVSNISHELRTPLSAIITELEFSTEKEQTKEEYQQTIQYALDDARNMVKLSNSLMDLAKASYDPNEISFSEIRLDEILLESYSKIIKENQEYKVSLNIDRSIEEHQLVVQGNEYLLQVAFNNLIDNACKYSPAQTCLIDVKTNNEKLDISFINTGITISQEDLLHIFEPFYRSEVSKQEKGYGIGLFLTEKIIHLHHAAIKVASENNETVFTVIFETETT; encoded by the coding sequence ATGAAAATAAGAACCCGGCTTACCTTACTCTTTACCATTGTCACGGCTATGCTGATGATATTTTATGGTATTGCGGTATATTATTCTTCAAGTGAGGCCAGGGAAATTTCATTTTACGCCCAACTCAGAAACGAAGCCGTAGCCAAAGCCAATCTTTTTTTTCAGAGTACCCTGAGCGAAAAGGAAATGCACCGTGTCTACAAAAACAACACAAAAACGATTAACGAGGTTCAGGTTGCCATTTATAATCCGGAATTCAATCTCATCTATCATGATGATTCAAAAGTAGATTTTGTTAAGGAAGATCCTAAAATGCTTTCCAATATTTTAAAGAAGAAAGAGATCAGTTTTTTTATTAATGATCTGCAAGCTATAGGAATGGTCTACATTCATAATGGAAAAAAATATTTGGTAACCGCTGCCGGATATGATCAATATGGTTACAAATCAATCAACCATCTTCTTACCATCAGTATTATTGCTTTTATTAGTATTTTAATCCTTATTTATTTGGCCGGAATATTCCTTTCAAAGAAAGCATTGAATCCGCTAAGTGGAATGGTTCATCAGATTAAAAATATTACTGCCGGAAAATTACAGTTGCGTTTAAAAACTACTGGTGAGAAAGATGAACTGAATGAATTGGCCCAAAACTTCAACGGAATGCTTGAACGCCTGGAAAATTCGTTTGATGCTCAAAAACATTTTGTATCCAATATCTCCCATGAACTGCGAACTCCTTTATCGGCTATTATCACGGAACTGGAATTCTCTACTGAAAAGGAACAGACCAAAGAAGAATATCAGCAGACCATTCAATACGCACTGGATGATGCCCGAAATATGGTGAAATTATCCAATAGCCTAATGGATCTCGCCAAAGCGAGCTATGATCCTAATGAAATCAGTTTTTCAGAAATACGGCTGGATGAAATCCTTCTGGAATCTTATTCAAAAATAATCAAGGAAAATCAGGAATATAAAGTTTCATTGAATATAGATCGTTCAATAGAAGAGCATCAGCTCGTTGTACAGGGAAATGAATATCTATTACAGGTTGCTTTTAATAACCTCATCGATAATGCCTGTAAATATTCTCCGGCTCAAACCTGCCTGATTGATGTTAAAACAAACAACGAAAAGCTTGACATCAGTTTCATCAATACAGGAATTACCATTTCGCAGGAAGATTTACTCCATATTTTTGAACCCTTTTACAGAAGTGAAGTATCTAAACAGGAAAAAGGCTATGGAATAGGACTGTTCTTAACGGAGAAAATTATTCATCTTCATCATGCAGCTATAAAAGTGGCCTCTGAAAATAATGAGACTGTTTTTACTGTAATATTTGAAACTGAAACTACTTAG